The nucleotide window TTTTTCCTTGCATGTTTTCTAAATTATCTGGTAATACACAAGAAAGAAAAACTTCTTTTCCATTATCGATAATCGAAAGTTTAAGTTCCATATCTTTTACAACTAACTTGCATTTCTCTTTTTCAAAAGGTTGTGCTCCATTGAAATAAACATTGTTATTAATATAAACTGGTTGTTCTATGGATGCAAATGTTTCTAAATCACCGTACTTTTCATGTACTTTTTCAATATATTCTTCTAAAGAAGATGTGTAACCATTGTAAAGGGAAGTACCTACATCTTCTAATCCTTTCTTTCCAACAAATATATTGTTATAAAATCGATCGTCTCCTCCATAAACACATGCATAACCAGCAACTTTGGTGCTGTGAGGCAAATGATAAGGAGTAAAACGATTTAACACCTTTCTATGTTCTATCTTTCCACAAATTAAATTGTTAATATATGCACCACCTTGTGACATATTAACTATCGCATTCTCAGAAGCTAATATATTATGGTCAATAACATATGGACCATGACTTACTTCAACAAATAAATCTCTATTATTTTGGTAAAATAAATTTTTACTAACCCTTGTTCCTTGTGCTTGCCAATCAAGCCACAATCCCAAAGAACAGTTATGAATACGATTATGATGAATTTGAACATCAATAGCTGCATGTAATTTAATACCAGCGATTTCGTGGCCATAAAACTCGCGTTTTATGCCAATATTATATATATGGTTATGATGTATTTCACTGAAAACACATCCTAAATGACCTACAATCGCATTTTGACCACAGTCATAAATTACGTTATTTCGAATAATATGAGAGCCTATACTTTCTTTGCTCCATCCTTTATGTTCAGCCGAAAAAACAGATTCCAATTGGTATTGATATCCGGGTTTATCTTTTCGAATAGAACGATAAAGGTGACCTGTGGAAGCTTCTTTACCTATACTGATGGCACTACATTTAGCATCATGAATAATATTTTCTTCAATAATCCAACCTTTGCTCCAATTTGCACCTATTAAACCTGGTTGATCAGCTGTTGGTGGTGCCCACGGAGTTGCGGCATGTGCCATTTCAAAACCTTTTACTGTGATGTAATCAATACCCACATCAATAGGATAAAAACAAGATCTACGTACATTAATTTCTACTAATTCTTCATTTGGATTTGCACCATGAAAATTTGCATAAATTGTGGTTTTATCGTTATCTACTTCTGTAAACCAAACATACTGTGTTTGTTCTGGATTTAAAACAGGAACATTTTTTTGTGTCCAATGATCTAATACTTCTGTTCTTATAGTCGGGTTAATTAACTCTTCATAGCTTCCAACTTCATAAAATGACATACCATTTAAGTAAACATCTCCTAAATGCTTAGTTTGTTCTATTGTAACTAACCAATCTCCAAATATTTTTTCTTTATAGGGGTTAAAATTACCAAAAAAAGAATTCGGTAATTCACATTTCCAAATATTTTTTTCAACATGTTGCCAATTCTGAATGCGTTCGGATCCTTTTATTACTACTTTTTCTCCTTTAGCAGCCTGATATACAATTCTTCTTTTATTGC belongs to Petrotoga sp. 9PWA.NaAc.5.4 and includes:
- a CDS encoding right-handed parallel beta-helix repeat-containing protein, with the translated sequence MEYHVAKNGSDHGEGTQQDPFLTINKAAFIAMPGDTIIVHEGIYREWVKPKNKGLSNKRRIVYQAAKGEKVVIKGSERIQNWQHVEKNIWKCELPNSFFGNFNPYKEKIFGDWLVTIEQTKHLGDVYLNGMSFYEVGSYEELINPTIRTEVLDHWTQKNVPVLNPEQTQYVWFTEVDNDKTTIYANFHGANPNEELVEINVRRSCFYPIDVGIDYITVKGFEMAHAATPWAPPTADQPGLIGANWSKGWIIEENIIHDAKCSAISIGKEASTGHLYRSIRKDKPGYQYQLESVFSAEHKGWSKESIGSHIIRNNVIYDCGQNAIVGHLGCVFSEIHHNHIYNIGIKREFYGHEIAGIKLHAAIDVQIHHNRIHNCSLGLWLDWQAQGTRVSKNLFYQNNRDLFVEVSHGPYVIDHNILASENAIVNMSQGGAYINNLICGKIEHRKVLNRFTPYHLPHSTKVAGYACVYGGDDRFYNNIFVGKKGLEDVGTSLYNGYTSSLEEYIEKVHEKYGDLETFASIEQPVYINNNVYFNGAQPFEKEKCKLVVKDMELKLSIIDNGKEVFLSCVLPDNLENMQGKIHSTTTLERVRIVDVEFDCPNGKDLILDEDFFDDRKSEKSMIGPIASLKKGENYIKVW